Proteins from one Terriglobus tenax genomic window:
- a CDS encoding YbaB/EbfC family nucleoid-associated protein codes for MNFSDIAKMKDMMGQARQMQDQMEQRLQQTVVEASSGGGMVTAKMNGKKELLALKIDPTAFSSGMGTPADIELLEDLIKAAINEAGRKADELIKQGVQSALGGLNIPGLT; via the coding sequence ATGAACTTCTCCGACATTGCGAAGATGAAAGACATGATGGGCCAGGCCCGTCAGATGCAGGACCAGATGGAGCAGCGGCTCCAGCAGACGGTGGTCGAAGCCAGCTCCGGCGGCGGCATGGTCACCGCGAAGATGAACGGCAAGAAGGAGCTGCTGGCCCTCAAGATCGACCCGACGGCCTTCTCCTCCGGCATGGGCACCCCGGCTGACATTGAGCTGCTGGAAGACCTGATCAAGGCGGCCATCAACGAGGCCGGCCGAAAGGCCGATGAACTGATCAAGCAGGGCGTGCAGTCCGCGCTTGGCGGCCTGAACATCCCCGGACTGACCTAG
- a CDS encoding SET domain-containing protein, translated as MPATLLIRSSSIHAAGCYTTTPIRKGARVCEYDGPRISKDLADERYADRFVTYLFGVGDRNTVIDGFGAAMFINHSCNPNCETQEEDERVFVVALRNIAAGEELTYEYNLYDSDDEEQPCYCSATNCRGTMFSEEEVKRRKRLAARRMAKVARA; from the coding sequence ATGCCAGCGACGCTTCTCATTCGCTCCAGCTCTATCCACGCCGCCGGTTGTTACACCACCACGCCCATCCGCAAGGGCGCGCGTGTCTGCGAGTACGACGGCCCACGCATCAGCAAAGATCTCGCTGACGAACGCTATGCCGACCGCTTTGTCACGTATCTGTTCGGTGTAGGTGATCGCAATACCGTCATCGACGGCTTTGGCGCGGCCATGTTCATCAATCACTCCTGCAATCCCAACTGCGAGACGCAGGAGGAGGACGAGCGCGTCTTCGTCGTGGCGCTGCGCAATATCGCCGCGGGAGAAGAACTGACCTACGAGTACAACCTCTATGACTCCGACGACGAGGAACAGCCCTGCTACTGCAGCGCCACCAACTGCCGCGGCACCATGTTCAGCGAAGAAGAGGTCAAGCGCCGCAAACGCCTCGCAGCCCGTCGCATGGCCAAAGTAGCCAGAGCCTGA
- a CDS encoding carboxylesterase/lipase family protein, whose product MAAVAMPSWASLTPVVAKTQAGEVEGVLEGGVRVFRGVPFAEPPVGTLRFRPPVPVKPWKGVRQAKSFAAAAMQPGSGVSEDCLYLNVWAPAEKRPHPVYVWIHGGGMTGGRSSDPMFDGRDFAREGVVVVTIAYRLGVFGFLEMEPMLGKAYRGSANNGLRDAIEALRWVKTNIAAFGGDPSRVTIGGESAGAKIVDLLLASEQATGLFRQAISQSGGEDRCFSLEASHKVGEEFGAFWDKSGEDEIGTVESGKLLARQTAFLAQWPGWKYPLRAQADGMLLPIVPLEGVERLAKGRRVLIGTNRDESAAFIGAHPGKEPVQAELSNLSLERFAPVYGRYEAVYPQMETDARHVRAVTAEEYWVPTVRVAEAVARGGAEVYMYRLDYPQTGGALAGTSPHGFDLHLTWERPQANNVDAAVDAAMAQRVHAAWLGFIRGETPKLEGAPLWPGFEVRERKTMVLDVASRVETMPQEKELSLWEGLLEGAPAG is encoded by the coding sequence ATGGCGGCGGTTGCGATGCCATCGTGGGCAAGTCTGACTCCGGTGGTGGCGAAGACGCAGGCAGGAGAGGTCGAGGGAGTCCTGGAGGGAGGAGTGCGTGTCTTCCGCGGGGTTCCGTTTGCCGAGCCTCCGGTTGGCACATTGCGTTTCCGGCCTCCGGTGCCGGTGAAGCCATGGAAGGGGGTACGGCAGGCAAAGTCATTTGCAGCGGCGGCCATGCAACCCGGCAGCGGAGTCAGCGAAGATTGCCTGTACCTGAATGTGTGGGCTCCGGCAGAGAAAAGACCACATCCGGTCTATGTGTGGATCCATGGCGGCGGCATGACCGGGGGACGGTCTTCCGACCCGATGTTTGATGGCCGCGACTTTGCAAGGGAAGGCGTGGTGGTGGTCACGATCGCCTACCGGCTGGGCGTCTTCGGGTTCCTGGAGATGGAGCCGATGCTCGGCAAGGCTTATCGTGGCAGCGCGAATAACGGTCTCCGGGACGCAATTGAGGCGCTGCGCTGGGTGAAGACGAATATCGCGGCCTTTGGCGGCGATCCGTCACGGGTGACCATTGGTGGCGAATCGGCTGGGGCCAAGATCGTGGACCTGCTGTTGGCCAGCGAGCAGGCGACGGGGTTGTTCCGGCAGGCGATCTCGCAGAGCGGAGGGGAAGACCGCTGCTTCAGTCTGGAGGCTTCGCACAAGGTAGGCGAGGAGTTCGGGGCGTTCTGGGACAAGAGCGGCGAGGATGAGATTGGAACCGTGGAAAGCGGGAAGCTTCTGGCGCGGCAGACGGCATTTCTCGCGCAGTGGCCGGGGTGGAAGTATCCGCTGCGGGCGCAGGCCGATGGGATGCTTCTCCCCATTGTTCCCCTGGAGGGAGTGGAGCGGCTGGCCAAAGGACGCCGGGTGCTGATTGGTACGAATCGCGATGAGAGCGCGGCCTTTATCGGAGCGCATCCCGGCAAGGAGCCAGTGCAGGCGGAGCTGTCGAACCTGTCCCTGGAAAGGTTTGCGCCCGTCTATGGACGGTATGAAGCGGTGTATCCGCAGATGGAGACGGATGCCCGGCATGTGCGGGCGGTGACGGCGGAAGAGTACTGGGTGCCGACTGTGCGTGTGGCCGAGGCTGTCGCGCGTGGCGGCGCGGAGGTCTATATGTACCGGCTGGACTACCCGCAGACGGGCGGGGCTTTGGCGGGAACCTCTCCCCATGGGTTTGATCTGCATCTCACGTGGGAGCGTCCGCAGGCGAACAATGTGGATGCGGCGGTGGATGCCGCGATGGCACAGCGGGTGCATGCCGCCTGGCTTGGCTTTATTCGCGGAGAGACGCCGAAGCTGGAAGGTGCACCCCTGTGGCCGGGGTTCGAGGTGAGGGAGAGGAAGACGATGGTGCTGGATGTGGCCAGCCGCGTGGAGACGATGCCGCAGGAAAAGGAACTGAGCCTGTGGGAAGGGCTGCTGGAGGGAGCGCCGGCGGGGTAA
- the recR gene encoding recombination mediator RecR yields MARFAEPMARLIEELRKLPGIGTKSAQRLAFHILRASTTDAEALSKAILQLKASLRLCSRCNNITDIDPCSICSNPTRNQRLICVVEEPTNIGAIEKTRTWNGVFHVLHGTLSPVNGIGPEQIRTTNLFNRLADTEEVILALSPTVEGEATSHYLAQEIHRIAPQLAVTRIATGVPAGSDIEYADEITLTRALDNRRQM; encoded by the coding sequence ATGGCCCGCTTCGCAGAACCCATGGCGCGGCTGATCGAGGAGCTGCGCAAGCTGCCCGGCATCGGCACCAAGTCCGCCCAGCGGCTCGCCTTCCATATCCTGCGCGCCAGCACCACGGACGCCGAGGCGCTCTCAAAGGCGATCCTGCAACTGAAGGCCAGCCTGCGCCTCTGCTCGCGGTGCAACAACATCACCGACATCGATCCCTGCTCCATCTGCTCCAACCCCACGCGCAACCAGCGCCTGATCTGCGTGGTGGAGGAGCCGACCAATATTGGCGCCATTGAGAAGACTCGGACTTGGAACGGCGTCTTCCACGTACTGCACGGCACGCTTTCGCCGGTCAACGGCATCGGCCCGGAACAAATCAGAACTACCAATCTTTTCAATCGCTTAGCCGATACAGAAGAAGTAATACTCGCACTTTCTCCAACCGTCGAGGGAGAGGCTACAAGCCACTACCTGGCGCAGGAGATTCACCGCATCGCACCGCAGCTCGCTGTCACCCGCATCGCCACCGGCGTGCCTGCCGGCAGTGATATTGAGTACGCCGACGAGATCACCCTAACCCGTGCGCTCGACAATCGCCGCCAGATGTAG
- a CDS encoding leucine-rich repeat domain-containing protein: MACEFAFENWKELKSAIQREAVSRTIETYQQAAQHFVDAYKGDIGALENLNHFYKRVFDLNDLKAEIWRRDYAFRQRSSRVPENYFPLAEAQLLLAQDAGFGSWEKLLRALEEGRPPQGAPYVLDTKKNGIGSRRRMSESDWDQLIGVMKERRIPRLTANGMMTDAALAKIAKLDFVTSLDLGGSRELSDDGLLQLAQMPQLQRLNLSEYPGGKLTDRGMEVLRHLPALREFEMTWQSGITDQGGSNLRFCDQLEIVDLMGSPTGDGVVEALQGKAKLRRLSTGRLLTDAAIPLLHQFPQMKTKTGMGFRLLLDGPITNAGLAMFAGLDGVTELDLFWHVSQITTDGFVHLRQMSNLEFLGCDGKLSDDIAMRHMGMLPKLKRVRIQESIASDDGFEALAKSQTIENVWGRVSPHFGNRGFLAFSKMPRLRTMGIGCRNVDDAVLSTLPEFPALRELTPIDFNDDGFKHISRCAMLERLSCMYCRETGDAATEALGELSIRFYHAGLTQITDYSLEVLGKMKSLEQVELYECLKITDAGLPFLAKLPRLQEVHLDGLPGVTLNGTRVFLPQVQVYYSA, from the coding sequence TTGGCGTGCGAGTTTGCGTTCGAAAACTGGAAGGAGCTCAAGTCCGCAATCCAGCGTGAAGCGGTATCGCGCACCATCGAAACCTACCAGCAGGCAGCGCAGCACTTCGTGGATGCCTACAAAGGCGATATAGGGGCGCTGGAGAATCTGAACCATTTCTACAAGCGAGTTTTTGATCTCAATGATCTAAAGGCGGAGATCTGGCGGCGCGACTATGCCTTTCGCCAGCGATCCAGCAGGGTGCCAGAGAACTATTTCCCTCTTGCAGAGGCACAGCTTCTGCTGGCGCAGGACGCGGGATTTGGGAGTTGGGAGAAATTGCTGCGTGCTCTTGAAGAGGGGCGGCCTCCGCAGGGAGCGCCATACGTCCTGGATACGAAGAAAAACGGGATTGGCTCTCGTCGCCGCATGTCGGAGTCTGACTGGGACCAGTTGATCGGCGTGATGAAGGAACGGCGTATCCCTCGCCTGACAGCAAACGGAATGATGACCGATGCTGCGCTGGCGAAGATTGCCAAGCTGGACTTCGTCACTAGTCTTGATCTTGGCGGATCGCGCGAACTTAGCGATGACGGCCTGCTGCAGCTTGCGCAGATGCCTCAATTGCAGCGCCTGAACCTGAGTGAGTATCCAGGCGGGAAGCTGACGGACCGTGGAATGGAAGTGCTTCGGCATCTTCCTGCGTTGCGCGAGTTTGAGATGACCTGGCAGTCAGGCATTACTGACCAGGGCGGATCCAACCTTCGTTTCTGTGACCAGCTTGAGATTGTCGACTTGATGGGATCTCCAACAGGAGACGGCGTGGTGGAAGCGCTGCAAGGGAAAGCGAAGCTTCGCCGGCTGAGTACAGGCAGGCTGCTGACAGATGCGGCCATTCCCTTACTGCATCAATTCCCACAGATGAAAACAAAGACAGGCATGGGATTCCGGTTGCTGCTGGATGGACCGATTACCAATGCCGGTCTTGCGATGTTTGCAGGTCTCGACGGAGTCACCGAACTCGACCTGTTCTGGCATGTTAGCCAGATCACGACAGATGGGTTCGTTCATCTGCGACAGATGTCGAACCTTGAGTTTCTTGGCTGCGATGGCAAGCTGAGTGACGACATCGCGATGCGTCACATGGGAATGCTTCCAAAGCTGAAGCGTGTAAGGATCCAGGAATCGATAGCGAGCGATGATGGGTTTGAGGCCCTGGCGAAATCCCAGACAATTGAAAACGTGTGGGGTCGTGTCAGTCCTCACTTCGGCAACCGCGGCTTTCTCGCGTTCTCGAAGATGCCTCGCCTGCGGACCATGGGCATCGGGTGCCGCAATGTTGACGATGCCGTGCTGAGCACCCTGCCGGAGTTCCCTGCGCTACGTGAACTGACGCCGATCGACTTCAACGATGATGGCTTCAAACACATTAGCCGCTGCGCCATGCTTGAACGTCTGAGTTGCATGTACTGCCGCGAGACAGGCGATGCGGCAACGGAAGCTCTCGGAGAGCTGTCGATCAGGTTCTACCACGCGGGACTTACCCAGATCACCGACTATAGTCTTGAGGTCCTGGGAAAGATGAAGAGCCTGGAACAGGTGGAATTGTATGAGTGCCTGAAGATTACCGATGCAGGATTGCCTTTCCTGGCAAAGCTGCCGCGCCTGCAGGAGGTGCATCTCGATGGTCTGCCCGGAGTGACCCTGAATGGTACGAGAGTCTTTCTTCCGCAGGTGCAGGTGTATTACTCGGCCTGA
- a CDS encoding carbohydrate binding family 9 domain-containing protein produces the protein MPRLSSRLAGTVRLLLCLGLSAVSVVPALCQEPAQPQAGASARVYNESTQRGAALRVRVPKVDRVPTLDDVAAMKADDWMRKRMVRLSNFVQSAPFDGKPATEMTFVWLGRTDSTFFAVFICYDHRPDQLRSHLARRENITTDDVVGLWLDPFQDRRRGLLFQVNPEGVQADANWTEPGSTDYSYDLVWNSDARRTSQGWVAIMEIPFRSIRSRAKDPEWGVVVNRSMPRNSETSYWPRVTPSISGLLTQEGSILGMEGASSRNIQINPYMIGHKIKQLNQNDPNNPFFSNRNFSGTAGGDIKAVVKDSIVLDGTINPDFSQVESDQPQFSINQRYALFYPELRPFFLENSSYFESVVTQLYTRTIGNPEFGARATGKIQHTNIGFLAIDDRAPGIYVAPTDPLKGKRAFTVASRVAQDLGPFSNIGLMYVQRTLAGGSNRTGGVDFNWRMNRHWTLQGGQVFSSTHRRDGSYAAGPARRFVLTRSGRSFYLQEQFRDFSQNFQTDAGYVSVPRVRQSNVQMNVHWYPTGTTAKKLHVQSYGVDTNLRMAWDRKWRRVFRYTTDDFFLAFSRGTSISAVFVGNSDTLRPEDYPALPRESNFAENKGGIAFHTAPVPQLSMNVQAYHGATVNYNPVSGAAPTLLTDDTVNAAITLQPISRLTVDNTYLLDRAAEARTQEQVYESQTMRTKINYQFSRPLSLRAIVQYSSVMPNNDLSALARTKDISTQVLFTWLPHPGTAIYAGYNSNLQNLSHELCTRLASGECDTTQPILPRGTDYLNDGREFFIKASYLLRF, from the coding sequence TTGCCCCGTCTCTCTTCCCGTCTCGCGGGAACTGTACGTCTGCTTCTGTGCCTTGGTTTGAGTGCCGTTTCTGTTGTCCCCGCGTTGTGCCAGGAACCAGCCCAGCCGCAGGCTGGTGCGTCTGCACGTGTCTACAATGAGTCGACTCAACGTGGAGCGGCCCTGCGTGTCCGCGTGCCGAAAGTGGACCGGGTACCCACGCTGGATGACGTTGCCGCGATGAAGGCCGATGACTGGATGCGCAAGCGTATGGTGCGGCTCAGCAACTTTGTGCAGAGCGCTCCCTTTGACGGCAAACCTGCCACGGAGATGACCTTCGTCTGGCTGGGCCGGACTGACAGCACCTTCTTTGCTGTTTTTATCTGTTACGACCACCGGCCGGATCAGCTCCGCAGCCACCTGGCCCGCCGCGAGAACATCACCACGGACGACGTTGTCGGCCTTTGGCTCGATCCCTTCCAGGACCGCCGCCGCGGGCTGCTCTTCCAGGTAAACCCTGAAGGCGTGCAGGCCGATGCCAACTGGACTGAGCCCGGAAGCACTGATTACAGCTACGACCTGGTCTGGAACAGCGATGCCCGCCGCACCTCGCAGGGCTGGGTCGCCATCATGGAGATCCCTTTCCGCAGCATCCGTTCGCGCGCCAAAGACCCGGAGTGGGGCGTGGTGGTGAACCGCAGCATGCCGCGCAACAGTGAGACCTCTTACTGGCCGCGCGTTACGCCCTCCATCAGCGGTCTGCTCACGCAGGAGGGCTCGATTCTGGGTATGGAAGGCGCGTCGTCGCGCAACATCCAGATCAACCCCTACATGATCGGTCACAAGATAAAGCAGCTCAACCAGAACGACCCGAATAACCCGTTCTTCAGCAACCGCAACTTCAGTGGGACCGCGGGCGGCGACATCAAGGCGGTCGTGAAGGATTCCATCGTGCTGGACGGAACTATCAACCCGGACTTCAGCCAGGTGGAGAGCGACCAGCCACAGTTCAGCATCAATCAGCGGTATGCACTGTTCTATCCGGAGTTGCGCCCGTTCTTCCTGGAGAACTCAAGCTACTTCGAATCGGTGGTCACGCAGCTGTACACGCGCACCATCGGCAACCCGGAGTTTGGAGCGCGCGCGACCGGTAAGATTCAGCACACCAACATCGGCTTTCTGGCCATCGATGACCGGGCTCCAGGCATCTACGTCGCGCCTACTGATCCGTTGAAAGGAAAGCGTGCCTTCACTGTCGCATCCCGCGTTGCTCAGGATCTTGGGCCATTCTCAAACATCGGCCTGATGTACGTGCAAAGGACGTTGGCTGGCGGAAGCAATCGTACCGGAGGAGTTGATTTCAACTGGCGTATGAACCGCCACTGGACGCTGCAGGGTGGCCAGGTCTTCAGCTCCACGCATCGCCGCGATGGCAGCTATGCTGCCGGCCCAGCGCGCAGGTTCGTCCTGACCCGCAGCGGCCGCAGCTTCTACCTGCAGGAGCAGTTCCGCGACTTCTCGCAGAACTTCCAGACCGACGCCGGCTATGTCTCCGTGCCCCGGGTACGCCAGAGCAACGTGCAGATGAACGTCCACTGGTATCCCACCGGAACCACCGCGAAAAAACTGCATGTACAGTCCTATGGTGTTGACACCAACCTGCGCATGGCCTGGGACCGTAAATGGCGGCGCGTCTTTCGCTACACCACGGACGACTTCTTCCTCGCATTCAGTCGCGGAACATCGATCTCTGCCGTCTTCGTCGGCAACTCTGACACGCTCCGGCCCGAGGACTATCCGGCTCTGCCCCGTGAATCCAATTTTGCGGAGAACAAGGGGGGTATCGCCTTTCACACGGCGCCTGTCCCGCAGCTCTCCATGAATGTGCAGGCCTACCATGGGGCGACGGTGAACTATAACCCGGTCAGCGGAGCTGCGCCGACACTGCTGACGGACGACACAGTGAACGCAGCCATCACGCTGCAGCCCATCTCCCGCCTGACGGTCGACAATACCTACCTGCTGGACCGTGCCGCCGAAGCCCGCACGCAGGAGCAGGTCTATGAGAGCCAGACGATGCGGACCAAGATCAACTACCAGTTCTCGCGTCCGCTCTCGCTCCGCGCCATTGTGCAGTACAGCTCGGTGATGCCCAACAACGACCTGAGCGCGCTGGCCCGCACCAAGGACATCAGCACGCAAGTGCTCTTTACCTGGCTGCCGCATCCGGGCACGGCCATCTACGCCGGATATAACAGCAACCTGCAGAACCTGAGCCATGAGCTGTGCACAAGGCTTGCCTCAGGCGAGTGCGATACCACGCAGCCGATCCTGCCCCGCGGCACGGACTACCTGAACGACGGTCGCGAGTTCTTCATCAAAGCTTCGTACCTGCTGCGGTTTTAG
- a CDS encoding tetratricopeptide repeat protein, with translation MRWMVLSSVMVLSSACWAQQPQPARPCQDAAGKPVACEDAKPKTGTPQSPKDVKQAFPFPEDESRKAAEGKDTDAPQADAPSARKPATTPADVKKSFPFPGEDAPTPGDAPSSSSSAPAGESSSNPNNSNASPEDEDAGPATPTGIKLKDMGSRGEITKKLTPEQRFDEDLKVADFYRKDGNFEGAYGRYLDALEQFSDDPEAHLGAGDMARKLGKKDEAKQHYEAVLKADAEPKDKKAAQKALAELK, from the coding sequence ATGCGTTGGATGGTTCTGAGTTCGGTGATGGTGTTGAGCAGTGCCTGCTGGGCGCAACAGCCGCAGCCTGCCAGGCCCTGCCAGGATGCGGCAGGCAAGCCGGTGGCGTGCGAGGATGCGAAGCCGAAGACGGGTACTCCGCAATCGCCGAAGGATGTGAAGCAGGCCTTTCCCTTCCCCGAGGATGAGTCGCGTAAGGCAGCCGAGGGCAAGGACACGGATGCTCCGCAGGCTGATGCTCCTTCGGCCCGGAAGCCGGCGACGACTCCGGCGGATGTAAAGAAGAGCTTTCCGTTCCCCGGAGAGGATGCTCCAACGCCGGGCGACGCGCCTTCTTCCTCGTCTTCAGCGCCGGCGGGTGAGAGTTCGAGCAACCCGAACAATTCGAATGCTTCGCCCGAGGATGAAGATGCCGGCCCGGCGACTCCGACGGGCATCAAGTTGAAGGACATGGGCAGCCGTGGTGAGATTACCAAGAAGCTGACTCCGGAACAGCGGTTTGACGAGGACCTGAAGGTCGCGGATTTCTACCGCAAGGATGGCAACTTCGAGGGAGCGTATGGCCGTTACCTGGACGCGCTGGAGCAGTTCTCCGATGACCCGGAAGCTCATCTTGGCGCCGGGGACATGGCGCGAAAGCTGGGCAAGAAGGATGAGGCGAAGCAGCACTACGAGGCCGTGTTGAAGGCTGATGCCGAGCCGAAGGACAAGAAGGCTGCACAGAAGGCACTGGCGGAGTTGAAGTAG
- a CDS encoding winged helix-turn-helix domain-containing protein, producing MHGTTYFFGDYVFEAETRSLTSKGSKVKATSRQLDLLHALLRADGKIVSKTGLMNEVWKDVCVEEHTLLQTMFTLRRTLGKLASGEEYIETVPRLGYRIAAEAYCSISEKSLKKRPPQRVQISVAAGQLEEADRQGTIRAWWSRMSLALQAYTRMRVG from the coding sequence ATGCACGGAACAACCTACTTCTTTGGGGACTATGTCTTCGAGGCAGAGACGAGATCCTTGACAAGCAAGGGAAGCAAAGTCAAAGCGACTTCGCGGCAGCTTGACCTGTTGCATGCATTGCTTCGTGCTGACGGCAAGATCGTCAGTAAAACAGGCCTGATGAATGAGGTCTGGAAGGATGTCTGCGTCGAGGAGCACACCCTGTTGCAAACCATGTTTACCCTGCGGCGCACTCTCGGCAAGCTGGCGAGCGGGGAAGAGTACATCGAGACGGTTCCCCGGCTTGGATACCGGATCGCCGCCGAAGCGTACTGCTCCATCTCGGAGAAATCTTTGAAAAAGCGTCCGCCACAACGGGTGCAAATATCTGTTGCGGCAGGGCAGCTCGAGGAAGCAGACCGCCAGGGGACGATTCGCGCCTGGTGGAGCAGGATGAGTCTGGCGCTTCAGGCCTACACGCGGATGCGCGTAGGCTAG
- the dnaX gene encoding DNA polymerase III subunit gamma/tau, with protein MAYQVLARKYRPLRFADVAGQDHVTRTLINALEQQRIAHGYIFSGHRGIGKTTIARILASALNCRNTIGSAERPTAEPCLQCDSCIEIRQGNAVDVIEIDAATNRGIDEIRELRDAARYRPARDKFKIYILDEAHQITDAAFNALLKTLEEPPDHIVFMMATTEPENIPQTIRSRCQHFSFHAVKHDDILAELRGIAQHEGVIADDTALALLAEAGDGSMRDALSIMDQAIASAPIADGKPVLDGSQIRDLMGSVPNTVFEEILEAVSANQSAVVIQTAARLLDAGNSPTQISRQFVRYLRNCVVAKIANLTEENNQTDLLQISVDERKRAARSAQLFSEEELTRFLQVILRTFDDLGFRQEPRFHLELGLLKLVHLQRLLPVEDLLSALPTSAAKPGVAPASPRPTPPPARPTPGLSSRPERSGVEGSASPAAPAKPAFSPFETDRSRKTEMSTRPTLNNVIPIDQTAGNLALAPEPVLPVKEPGAPYLAKADVGEPATEISPVILSDSEGPPAPETATTPGGPSLAQQGVDSSATETLVSEDEPSSQPAIQPTGSYDVAALQNAIVNELSASKGHSSAAEQLDEFTFSIEGNELRIQTTLSAGMLKLLINAEAEKIIKTSLRLNGAGDLKLILLPGSAANAAAKKDRPAAAGSIKAAAMEHPIVQQAQKLFNAEVRTVIDLREK; from the coding sequence ATGGCCTACCAGGTTCTCGCCCGAAAGTATCGCCCTCTCCGCTTTGCCGACGTGGCCGGACAGGACCACGTCACCCGGACGCTGATCAATGCGCTCGAGCAGCAGCGCATCGCCCACGGCTACATCTTCTCGGGCCATCGCGGCATCGGGAAGACGACCATCGCCCGCATCCTGGCCTCCGCGCTGAACTGCCGTAACACCATCGGCTCCGCCGAACGGCCCACCGCCGAGCCCTGCCTGCAATGCGACTCCTGCATCGAAATCCGCCAGGGTAACGCCGTCGATGTCATCGAAATCGACGCGGCTACCAACCGCGGCATCGACGAGATCCGCGAGCTGCGCGACGCCGCCCGCTACCGCCCGGCCCGCGACAAGTTCAAGATCTACATCCTCGATGAGGCGCACCAGATCACCGATGCCGCCTTCAATGCCCTTCTCAAGACGCTGGAGGAGCCACCTGACCACATCGTCTTCATGATGGCGACCACCGAGCCGGAGAACATCCCGCAGACCATCCGCTCCCGCTGCCAGCATTTCAGCTTCCACGCCGTGAAGCATGACGACATCCTGGCCGAGCTGCGCGGCATCGCCCAGCACGAAGGTGTCATTGCCGATGACACCGCGCTTGCCCTGCTGGCCGAGGCCGGCGACGGCTCCATGCGCGACGCCCTGTCCATCATGGACCAGGCCATCGCCTCCGCCCCGATCGCCGACGGCAAGCCCGTCCTCGACGGCTCCCAGATCCGCGACCTGATGGGCTCGGTACCCAACACCGTCTTTGAAGAGATCCTTGAAGCCGTCAGTGCCAACCAGTCAGCCGTGGTCATCCAGACCGCTGCCCGCCTTTTGGACGCCGGAAACTCGCCCACGCAGATCTCCCGCCAGTTCGTCCGCTACCTGCGCAACTGCGTCGTCGCCAAGATCGCCAACCTGACCGAAGAGAACAACCAGACCGACCTCCTGCAGATCAGCGTGGACGAACGCAAACGGGCTGCTCGCAGCGCACAACTCTTTTCAGAAGAAGAGTTAACGAGATTTCTTCAAGTTATACTTCGGACATTTGACGACCTCGGCTTCCGTCAGGAACCGCGTTTCCATCTCGAATTGGGCCTTCTGAAACTGGTCCACCTGCAGCGCCTGCTCCCGGTCGAAGACCTGCTCAGCGCCCTTCCGACCAGCGCCGCAAAGCCGGGTGTTGCCCCTGCATCCCCACGCCCCACGCCACCTCCCGCGCGCCCCACTCCGGGCCTGTCATCCCGACCGGAGCGCAGCGGAGTGGAGGGATCGGCATCGCCAGCCGCCCCGGCCAAGCCGGCCTTCTCCCCCTTTGAGACCGATCGGTCTCGTAAGACGGAGATGTCCACCCGGCCGACGCTGAACAACGTCATCCCCATTGACCAGACCGCTGGCAACCTGGCCCTGGCCCCGGAACCGGTGCTGCCAGTCAAGGAACCGGGTGCCCCATATCTGGCAAAAGCAGATGTGGGAGAGCCCGCCACTGAAATATCTCCTGTCATCCTGAGCGACAGCGAAGGACCTCCTGCTCCTGAAACAGCCACGACCCCGGGTGGCCCATCCCTTGCGCAGCAAGGGGTAGACAGCTCCGCCACTGAAACCCTGGTTTCTGAAGACGAGCCATCCAGCCAACCAGCCATCCAGCCAACCGGCTCCTACGATGTTGCCGCCCTGCAAAACGCCATCGTCAATGAGCTCTCCGCCTCCAAGGGCCACAGCTCTGCCGCCGAACAGCTTGACGAGTTCACCTTCAGCATCGAAGGCAACGAGCTCCGCATCCAGACCACGCTCTCGGCCGGCATGCTGAAGCTGCTGATCAACGCCGAAGCCGAGAAGATCATCAAGACCTCGCTGCGGCTGAACGGCGCCGGCGACCTGAAGCTCATCCTCCTTCCCGGCTCAGCCGCCAACGCTGCCGCAAAGAAAGACCGTCCAGCTGCCGCCGGCTCCATCAAGGCCGCAGCCATGGAGCATCCCATCGTGCAGCAGGCGCAGAAGCTGTTCAACGCCGAGGTCCGCACCGTGATTGACCTGCGGGAAAAATAG